A genomic stretch from Bacteroides sp. includes:
- a CDS encoding amidohydrolase family protein — CFEKSEANNSLPFITSPLMMDIYFVADKGKYLDKKKFIDELPENDCRQAVIPLDVSPEDRERFESFAEDLRQKVLSVVREKKSISKMQPEGIDTGLEDAEKAMEDVITEFRFFAVEEGIADEGKGLVQLTRGFLKQLKKIQKLKKKYPETVFPFFAVDPRRVGVAQLLEENLQNGTFSGVKLYPPLGYFPTHPDLYPIYDLCLQYNVPVTAHCSPGGFHTCCSTVKTQSCDRNGNEETIEVIVAKGYDLSACSEPQGLYFADPDNWVEILENEKYKNLRINLAHFGGEEQFLKYVDGQGEKENWTAKIIRLIKRFDNLYTDISYFTSVDVAPKIEKLLSDHRFLKDRLMFGTDFVMILNDYKLTSEQNKALVDYFNHFEGLSELLFSTNALRFLGKN, encoded by the coding sequence TTGTTTTGAAAAGAGCGAGGCAAATAATTCTCTGCCATTCATCACTTCTCCACTGATGATGGATATTTATTTTGTTGCAGATAAAGGTAAATATCTGGACAAAAAAAAGTTTATTGATGAGCTTCCTGAAAATGACTGTCGACAGGCTGTCATCCCTTTGGACGTTAGTCCAGAAGATCGAGAACGGTTTGAATCATTTGCCGAAGACTTAAGACAAAAAGTACTCAGTGTAGTGAGAGAAAAGAAATCCATCTCAAAAATGCAGCCTGAAGGAATTGATACGGGATTGGAAGATGCAGAAAAGGCAATGGAAGATGTTATCACTGAATTCAGGTTTTTTGCCGTGGAAGAAGGTATTGCAGATGAAGGAAAGGGCCTGGTACAGTTAACAAGAGGTTTTCTCAAACAACTAAAAAAGATACAAAAATTAAAGAAAAAGTATCCGGAAACGGTTTTTCCTTTCTTTGCTGTTGATCCGCGCCGGGTTGGTGTCGCACAATTACTTGAAGAAAATCTACAAAATGGTACATTTTCTGGTGTCAAGCTCTATCCCCCCCTAGGATATTTTCCTACCCATCCTGATCTCTATCCAATTTATGATCTGTGTTTGCAGTACAATGTTCCTGTTACTGCCCACTGCTCACCAGGCGGTTTTCATACATGTTGCAGCACCGTAAAAACCCAGTCATGTGATCGCAATGGCAACGAAGAAACCATAGAGGTTATAGTTGCCAAAGGTTATGATCTGTCGGCATGTTCTGAGCCACAGGGTCTCTATTTTGCAGATCCGGATAATTGGGTGGAAATTCTGGAAAATGAAAAATATAAAAATTTACGTATCAATCTTGCTCATTTTGGTGGGGAAGAGCAATTCCTTAAATATGTTGATGGACAGGGAGAAAAAGAGAACTGGACAGCAAAAATCATCAGATTGATTAAACGATTTGATAACCTTTATACAGACATCTCTTATTTCACCAGCGTTGATGTTGCACCAAAAATCGAAAAACTTCTTTCCGATCACAGATTTTTAAAAGATCGGCTGATGTTTGGTACGGATTTTGTCATGATCTTAAACGATTATAAGTTAACCAGTGAGCAAAATAAGGCACTTGTTGACTATTTTAATCACTTTGAAGGTTTATCCGAACTATTGTTTTCCACTAATGCACTCCGTTTTTTGGGAAAAAATTGA